One Paenarthrobacter aurescens TC1 DNA window includes the following coding sequences:
- a CDS encoding putative oxidoreductase (identified by match to protein family HMM PF00175) encodes MIAAKSRLDTWLGRFTMYRLILWVLGVLVVYSMVLNILGWLTFGLPEMAVHLVLCLGVTYASSRLLALLFGVKPHTESSLITGLLIYFLFWPAFGVMDMAGVALACVLASVSKYALAFRGRHIFNPAAAGAFITGLTGLNIATWWAATPAMLWLLVPGVLLVLYRTRKMLMAAVFLVAATSIITVELLSRSMTLGQALWQSLAQRPLLFFVGFMLSEPLTLPPRRWQQLALAAVVGVVFAVPYNFGFIANSPELALLLGNLLAFFLGQRGGVHLTFKGSRPLTPASTEFRFEPQRPVRFAAGQFMELNLPHAGSDGKGRRRVFSITSPPGAAEVTFGVGTAEPLSTAKKALFALQPGDSVSATAVGGDFVLPRDAGKPVLLIAAGIGITPFLSQLAADDAARDTVVVYLAKGRDELACVEQLEASGAKVLARLADGSTPPEFMVDAGTSRIDAARLKELVPDIGDREVFVSGSPASVDSLRAAARGAGARRVHVDSFAGY; translated from the coding sequence ATGATTGCCGCTAAGTCGCGTCTGGACACTTGGTTGGGCCGCTTCACCATGTACCGCTTGATTCTCTGGGTGCTGGGCGTGCTGGTTGTCTACAGCATGGTCCTGAACATCCTGGGGTGGTTGACCTTCGGGCTCCCGGAGATGGCGGTACACCTTGTGCTTTGCTTGGGTGTGACCTATGCCTCCAGCCGGCTGCTCGCGCTGCTCTTTGGCGTGAAGCCGCACACGGAGTCGTCACTTATTACCGGGCTGCTGATCTACTTCCTGTTCTGGCCGGCCTTTGGCGTGATGGACATGGCGGGGGTTGCTTTGGCATGCGTGCTGGCCAGCGTGTCCAAGTATGCTCTGGCCTTCCGTGGGCGGCATATTTTCAACCCGGCCGCGGCCGGTGCGTTCATCACGGGCCTGACGGGGCTCAACATCGCCACGTGGTGGGCTGCCACGCCGGCCATGCTCTGGCTCTTGGTTCCCGGGGTGCTGCTTGTCCTGTACCGCACTCGGAAAATGCTGATGGCCGCCGTTTTCCTCGTGGCTGCCACCAGCATCATCACGGTAGAGCTCCTCAGCCGCAGCATGACATTGGGCCAGGCCTTGTGGCAGTCCTTGGCACAGCGCCCGTTGCTGTTCTTCGTGGGATTCATGCTCTCGGAGCCCCTCACCCTGCCTCCCCGTCGCTGGCAGCAGCTGGCGCTTGCCGCCGTCGTGGGTGTTGTCTTCGCCGTTCCCTACAACTTTGGTTTCATTGCCAACTCCCCGGAACTCGCGCTGTTGCTGGGCAATCTTTTGGCGTTCTTCCTGGGACAGCGCGGTGGCGTCCATCTGACGTTCAAGGGCTCGCGCCCCCTCACCCCCGCCAGTACTGAATTCAGGTTCGAGCCACAGCGGCCCGTGCGCTTTGCCGCCGGACAATTCATGGAGCTGAACCTGCCGCATGCCGGATCCGACGGCAAGGGGCGCCGACGGGTTTTCAGCATCACCAGCCCGCCCGGCGCGGCCGAGGTTACGTTCGGCGTGGGTACGGCCGAGCCCCTGTCGACGGCCAAGAAGGCACTGTTTGCGCTTCAGCCCGGGGACAGCGTTTCTGCAACGGCCGTGGGCGGAGACTTTGTTTTACCGCGCGACGCCGGGAAGCCGGTCCTGCTGATCGCCGCGGGTATCGGCATTACGCCTTTCCTGTCGCAGCTGGCGGCCGACGACGCCGCCCGCGACACCGTGGTTGTGTACCTCGCAAAGGGTCGCGATGAACTTGCGTGCGTGGAACAGCTGGAAGCCTCCGGCGCCAAAGTGTTGGCCCGGCTGGCGGACGGTTCCACTCCCCCGGAGTTCATGGTGGACGCCGGTACGTCCAGGATCGATGCCGCACGCCTCAAGGAGCTGGTTCCGGATATCGGGGATCGGGAAGTTTTCGTCTCGGGCTCCCCGGCGAGCGTGGACTCCCTGCGCGCTGCAGCACGTGGTGCAGGAGCGCGCCGGGTACATGTCGACTCATTCGCGGGCTACTGA
- a CDS encoding putative thiamine biosynthesis lipoprotein, ApbE family — protein sequence MPHPGWSTFSFEGIGTQWEISTPDSLVPAVRREVLETVAAYDKTWSRFRPDSLVSGLSRGPGIITLPEHAVALQKLYSVLYRLSDGAMTPLIGSSLERLGYDAGYALVPSGNPLAPPRWEDVLDWTGTDLAAKEPVVLDVGAAGKGQLVDLLGEILLATDHTDFLVDGSGDMLHAGSDPVTVALEHPYNPRQAIGTVELNNSALCASASNRRTWGDGLHHVLDGTTGEPIHTTVATWAMAASALVADGLATALFMLEPARLEEEFDFSWLSVSSSGVAAFSTGFEGRLFT from the coding sequence ATGCCGCACCCTGGCTGGAGCACCTTCAGCTTCGAAGGGATCGGTACGCAGTGGGAGATTTCGACGCCGGACAGTTTGGTACCCGCCGTCCGGCGCGAGGTGCTTGAAACAGTCGCGGCATACGACAAGACGTGGTCGCGGTTCAGGCCGGATTCCTTGGTGTCCGGCCTGTCCCGCGGTCCGGGCATCATCACGCTGCCGGAGCATGCAGTCGCCCTCCAGAAGCTATATTCGGTGCTGTATCGCCTCAGCGATGGTGCCATGACCCCACTCATCGGCAGCAGCTTGGAGCGTCTGGGTTACGACGCCGGCTACGCTCTTGTTCCGTCAGGAAATCCCCTCGCCCCGCCGCGGTGGGAAGACGTCCTCGATTGGACAGGCACGGATCTGGCCGCGAAAGAGCCGGTAGTTTTGGACGTCGGAGCAGCCGGGAAGGGCCAGCTGGTTGACCTGTTGGGCGAAATCCTGTTGGCAACGGATCACACTGACTTCCTGGTGGATGGCAGCGGCGACATGCTGCACGCGGGAAGCGACCCGGTCACCGTTGCGTTGGAGCATCCCTATAACCCCCGGCAGGCCATAGGAACGGTGGAGCTGAACAACTCCGCACTGTGTGCCTCTGCTTCAAACCGACGCACGTGGGGTGACGGTCTCCACCATGTCCTGGATGGAACGACGGGCGAGCCTATTCACACCACGGTGGCTACATGGGCCATGGCTGCGAGCGCCCTGGTTGCAGACGGACTTGCCACGGCATTGTTCATGCTTGAACCGGCTCGGCTGGAGGAGGAATTTGATTTCTCATGGCTTTCGGTGTCGTCGAGTGGTGTTGCCGCGTTTTCGACCGGTTTTGAGGGGAGACTGTTCACATGA
- a CDS encoding transcriptional regulator, AraC family (identified by match to protein family HMM PF00165; match to protein family HMM PF01965) codes for MLKSVAVIVVPNFSVFEFGTAFEVFGIDRSDRGAGVPAFDFRVVTPEPGDVRMKSGLSLHVNLGLEAAADADLVIMAPFGRDQDVPESVMDALRAAHARGAWVMSICSGAYALARAGLLDGRRCTTHWHYSQDLASRYPSAIVDENVLYVQDGTIITSAGTAAGIDACLHLVREELGANVAAAIARDMVVPPHRDGGQAQFIDRPMPRCGSAPMEELLRWMVEHLDEEHSVNELAARLHMSPRTFARRFRAETGATPAAWLNSQRVLRAQELLETTELNIDEIARVAGFGHSVLLRHHFTKVLDTSPQSYRRAFRGQLAEAI; via the coding sequence ATGTTGAAATCAGTGGCGGTGATTGTTGTACCCAACTTCTCGGTCTTCGAATTCGGTACGGCCTTCGAGGTCTTCGGCATCGACCGATCTGACCGTGGTGCCGGGGTACCGGCCTTCGATTTCCGGGTGGTAACACCGGAACCGGGTGACGTCCGCATGAAGTCCGGTCTGTCGCTTCATGTGAACCTCGGCCTCGAAGCAGCGGCAGATGCAGACCTCGTCATCATGGCGCCGTTCGGCCGGGACCAGGACGTCCCCGAGTCCGTCATGGATGCGTTGCGGGCAGCACATGCCAGGGGTGCGTGGGTGATGTCCATTTGCTCCGGGGCCTATGCCCTGGCCCGCGCCGGTTTGTTGGACGGACGGCGTTGCACCACGCACTGGCACTATTCGCAGGATCTGGCCAGCCGGTACCCGTCCGCGATCGTGGACGAGAACGTCCTCTACGTGCAGGACGGAACCATCATCACCAGCGCCGGTACGGCCGCGGGAATCGACGCATGCCTCCATCTTGTCCGTGAGGAATTGGGGGCGAACGTGGCTGCTGCAATCGCACGCGACATGGTGGTACCGCCGCATCGCGACGGTGGCCAGGCCCAGTTCATTGACAGGCCCATGCCCCGTTGCGGTTCCGCACCCATGGAGGAACTGCTTCGCTGGATGGTTGAACACCTCGACGAAGAACACAGCGTGAACGAGTTGGCTGCACGGCTCCACATGTCGCCAAGGACGTTCGCCCGGCGCTTCCGCGCGGAAACCGGAGCTACGCCCGCTGCCTGGCTGAACTCGCAACGCGTGCTGCGTGCGCAGGAACTGTTGGAAACCACTGAGCTGAACATCGACGAGATCGCTCGTGTTGCAGGGTTCGGGCATTCTGTCCTGCTGCGCCACCACTTCACAAAAGTGCTGGACACGAGTCCACAGAGCTACAGGCGGGCATTCCGGGGACAGTTGGCAGAAGCCATCTGA
- a CDS encoding hypothetical protein (identified by Glimmer2; putative) translates to MGDCEGQGLVRWRDRTVSSGPCRLADYRTSNEKQPAMKITVQRSGGIAAMTRVWSVDAVSPDEKERWVPIVEACPWDEAKSQARTPNEPDRFMYSIRAGQRRATLPDRAVTGPWQELVECAQAEGSESRGRLGSRR, encoded by the coding sequence GTGGGAGACTGTGAAGGTCAAGGTTTAGTCAGGTGGCGGGACCGGACAGTTTCCTCCGGTCCCTGCCGGTTGGCTGACTACAGAACGTCGAACGAGAAGCAGCCGGCCATGAAGATCACCGTCCAACGCAGTGGGGGAATCGCCGCGATGACACGCGTCTGGAGCGTGGATGCTGTGTCTCCCGATGAGAAGGAACGATGGGTTCCGATCGTGGAGGCCTGCCCGTGGGACGAAGCCAAAAGTCAAGCCCGGACACCCAACGAACCTGACCGGTTCATGTACTCCATCCGCGCAGGGCAACGCCGCGCCACTCTCCCCGACCGCGCCGTAACCGGGCCTTGGCAGGAACTGGTGGAATGCGCCCAAGCCGAAGGTTCGGAGTCACGGGGACGGCTCGGCAGCCGACGCTAA
- a CDS encoding putative thermolysin metallopeptidase (identified by match to protein family HMM PF01447; match to protein family HMM PF02868) gives MSVPDPRLIPVGHTDSQRGFTVMCSIVPPYMLRRIAARNEPRLRAVARAAKESLLHIKDLQAIRTAPIPPAPPSARQAKPGPPKRTIFDAGSSETLPGRIVRKEGAPPVGDVAADEAYDGLGSTHRLYGEIFGRDSIDDAGLSLDATVHYGKLYDNAFWDGSQMVFGDGDGQIFQRFTKSVSVIGHELAHGVTQYTANLAYRNQAGALNESMSDVFGVLVEQYLKQESAGDASWLIGEGLFTEQVQGAALRSMKAPGTAYDDDVLGKDPQPDSMDTYVRTSADNGGVHINSGIPNKAFYVVASELGGKAWEAPGQIWYGTLTSGSLPATCTFGKFAKTTLATAEELFGSGSAEHDAVLKAWETVKVKV, from the coding sequence TTGTCCGTCCCTGATCCTAGGCTGATTCCAGTTGGTCATACCGATAGCCAAAGGGGTTTCACCGTGATGTGTTCAATTGTCCCGCCGTATATGCTGCGCAGGATTGCTGCCCGGAATGAACCACGGCTTCGGGCGGTTGCCCGGGCCGCCAAGGAGTCCTTGCTGCACATCAAGGACCTGCAGGCCATCCGTACAGCCCCTATCCCCCCGGCACCGCCAAGCGCACGCCAAGCCAAACCGGGTCCGCCCAAGCGGACCATTTTCGACGCCGGCTCATCGGAAACCCTGCCCGGCCGCATTGTCCGCAAGGAGGGTGCCCCACCCGTCGGAGATGTCGCTGCGGACGAGGCCTACGACGGCCTCGGGAGCACGCACCGGCTGTACGGCGAGATTTTCGGCAGAGATTCCATTGACGATGCCGGGCTCTCCCTGGATGCAACGGTCCACTATGGGAAGCTCTACGACAACGCCTTTTGGGACGGCAGCCAGATGGTCTTCGGCGACGGTGACGGCCAGATTTTCCAGCGCTTCACCAAGTCCGTGAGCGTCATTGGCCATGAACTCGCCCACGGGGTTACGCAGTACACAGCCAATCTGGCGTATCGGAACCAAGCCGGAGCACTCAACGAGTCCATGTCGGACGTCTTCGGGGTCCTCGTCGAGCAGTATCTCAAGCAGGAGTCCGCAGGGGACGCCAGTTGGCTCATTGGGGAGGGCCTTTTCACCGAGCAGGTCCAAGGTGCCGCCCTGCGCTCCATGAAAGCACCAGGGACAGCTTATGACGACGACGTTTTGGGAAAGGACCCCCAGCCGGACTCCATGGATACGTACGTGCGGACGAGCGCTGACAATGGCGGAGTGCACATCAACTCCGGCATCCCCAACAAGGCTTTCTATGTTGTGGCCTCGGAACTCGGCGGCAAGGCTTGGGAGGCACCCGGCCAGATCTGGTACGGCACCTTGACCAGTGGATCCCTGCCGGCAACCTGTACTTTTGGAAAGTTTGCCAAGACCACTCTTGCGACCGCTGAGGAACTTTTCGGTTCCGGGTCAGCTGAGCATGACGCCGTCCTGAAGGCGTGGGAGACTGTGAAGGTCAAGGTTTAG